One window of the Microtus ochrogaster isolate Prairie Vole_2 chromosome 10, MicOch1.0, whole genome shotgun sequence genome contains the following:
- the Nbl1 gene encoding neuroblastoma suppressor of tumorigenicity 1, whose amino-acid sequence MLWVLVRAVLPVMLLAAPPPINKLALFPDKSAWCEAKNITQIVGHSGCEAKSIQNRACLGQCFSYSVPNTFPQSTESLVHCDSCMPAQSMWEIVTLECPGHEEVPRVDKLVEKIVHCSCQACGKEPSHEGLSVYVQGEDGLGSQPGPHPHPHPHPGGQTPEPEEPPGAPQVEEEGAED is encoded by the exons ATGCTTTGGGTCCTGGTGAGGGCTGTCCTCCCTGTCATGCTGCTGGCTGCCCCACCACCCATCAACAAGCTGGCCCTGTTTCCGGACAAGAGTGCCTGGTGTGAGGCCAAGAACATCACACAGATTGTGGGCCACAGCGGTTGTGAGGCCAAGTCCATCCAGAACAG GGCGTGCCTGGGACAGTGCTTCAGCTACAGCGTCCCCAACACCTTTCCACAGTCCACAGAGTCCCTGGTGCACTGTGACTCCTGCATGCCGGCCCAGTCCATGTGGGAGATT GTGACCTTGGAGTGTCCCGGCCACGAGGAGGTGCCCAGGGTGGACAAACTGGTGGAGAAGATTGTGCACTGCAGCTGCCAGGCCTGCGGCAAGGAGCCCAGTCACGAGGGCCTGAGCGTCTACGTGCAGGGTGAAGATGGACTGGGCTCCCAGCCTGGaccgcacccccacccccacccccaccccggtgGCCAGACCCCCGAGCCCGAAGAACCTCCTGGAGCCCCTCAGGTTGAGGAAGAGGGGGCTGAGGACTGA